The following coding sequences are from one Melanotaenia boesemani isolate fMelBoe1 chromosome 19, fMelBoe1.pri, whole genome shotgun sequence window:
- the surf6 gene encoding surfeit locus protein 6, translating to MDLAAKDSYIQKLASKIFSQPEKEPKKRPFVHFKGKRDTDPPKKKKKCKKKHSKDKNTDEKISKLQQRPSASPAAQKSLTAAKQNGSKTTETMNGAKTQILKGGTVDSSLSTVDVLRKRLHEKIEESRGQGAPKDALSEAVQAKRAKRKLERERKKRKRKEFLKQKLAEKNDQEQPAEIKKEVPQPPPTNKRDETAIVFNKVETVEEVYVDKMQKKKEKKQSVKGQITPLKGKNYKQLLSRIEARKSKLEKLREKDENKAREMEMKMKWTNVLYKAEGIKIKDDEDMLRASLKKKEKQRAQRKKNWEQRSQNVIEKMQQRQDKRKKNIQKRKQVKIEKKKNRARKKGRILPEDLKKAAV from the exons ATGGATCTCGCCGCAAAGGATTCGTACATTCAAAAACTTGCAAGTAAAATTTTTTCCCAGCCAGAAAAGGAGCCAAAGAAGAGACCGTTTG ttCATTTCAAGGGTAAAAGAGACACTGAtccaccaaagaagaagaaaaaatgtaaaaagaagcattctaaagacaaaaacactgatGAGAAGATATCAAAACTCCAACAGAGGCCTTCAGCTTCTCCAGCAGCTCAAAAAAGCCTGACTGCAGCCAAACAAAATGGATCCAAAACTACTGAGACCATGAATGGAGCCAAAACGCAGATACTTAAAG gAGGAACTGTAGACTCCAGTTTATCCACCGTAGATGTGTTGCGCAAGAGGCTGCATGAAAAGATTGAGGAGTCCAGAGGGCAG GGAGCGCCAAAGGATGCATTATCAGAGGCAGTCCAGGCAAAGCGTGCTAAGCGAAAGCTGGAGAGGGAGCgcaagaagaggaaaaggaaggaaTTTCTGAAGCAGAAACTGGCTGAAAAGAATGACCAAGAGCAGCCAGCAGAGATCAAAAAGGAAGTACCACAGCCTCCGCccacaaacaaaagagatgagACTGCTATTGTTTTTAACAAGGTAGAGACAGTGGAAGAGGTCTATGTCgataaaatgcagaaaaagaaggaaaagaaacaaagtgtAAAGGGTCAGATAACTCCACTGAAGGGAAAGAACTACAAGCAGCTGTTAAGTCGTATTGAGGCTCGCAAATCGAAGCTGGAAAAGCTGAGAGAGAAGGATGAGAATAAAGCACGCgagatggagatgaagatgaaatgGACGAACGTGCTTTATAAGGCAGAGGGCATCAAAATCAAAGATGACGAAGACATGCTGCGTGCCTCTttaaagaagaaggagaagcagcgtgcacagaggaagaaaaactggGAACAACGTAGCCAGAACGTTATAGAAAAGATGCAGCAAAGGCAAGACAAGAGGAAAAAGAACATCCAGAAACGAAAGCAAGTCAAaatagagaagaagaagaacagggCACGGAAGAAGGGCAGAATTCTGCCAGAGGACTTGAAAAAAGCCGCAGTCTAG
- the LOC121630515 gene encoding surfeit locus protein 1: MASLKSLLAYSNRLLPTLKKQIHVVCIKRTFFLPRLLKRTDGRLIKFGRLSSSTAANAEKTEDSFLKWFLLLIPATTFGLGTWQVKRRQWKLGLIDELKRLTTAEPIPLPLDPNELNNLEYRRVKVRGHYDHSQELYIMPRSPVDPEKEAREAGSLSSSGEIGANVITPFHCTDLGITILVNRGYVPKQKVRPETRMKGQVEGEVEVVGVVRLTEIRKPFVPNNDVERNRWHYRDLEAMSRVTGAEPIFIDADYGSTIPGGPVGGQTRITLRNEHMQYVITWYGLCAATTYMWYAKFIKKIKL; encoded by the exons ATGGCCTCTCTGAAATCACTGCTGGCGTATTCCAACAGGCTGCTTCCAACACTGAAAAAACAG ATTCATGTTGTTTGCATCAAGAGGACTTTCTTCCTGCCCAGACTCTTAAAACGTACAGACG GCAGGTTAATCAAATTTGGTCGACTGTCCAGCTCTACAGCAGCCAATGCAGAGAAAACTGAAGACTCTTTCCTGAAATGGTTCCTGCTGCTTATCCCTGCCACCACGTTTGGCCTTGGTACATGGCAG GTGAAAAGGCGGCAATGGAAATTGGGACTAATTGATGAACTGAAACGTCTCACTACAGCAGAACCCATTCCTCTTCCTCTCGA TCCTAATGAGCTAAATAACCTGGAGTACAGAAGGGTTAAAGTACGTGGACATTATGACCACTCACAGGAGCTGTACATCATGCCCCGCTCACCTGTTGACCCAGAGAAGGAGGCCAGAGAGGCAGGGAGTTTGTCTTCAAGTGGAGAGATCGGTGCTAATGTCATCACCCCATTCCACTGCACTGACCTTGG CATCACAATCCTGGTGAACAGAGGATATGTCCCAAAGCAGAAAGtaagaccagagaccagaatgAAGGGGCAG gTGGAAGGTGAGGTGGAAGTAGTGGGAGTCGTTAGGCTGACAGAGATTCGAAAACCATTTGTTCCAAACAATGATGTAGAGAGAAACCGTTGGCATTACCGCGATCTTGAGGCGATGTCTCGCGTCACTGGAGCTGAACCCATCTTCATTGATGCTGACTATG GGAGCACTATTCCTGGCGGACCAGTGGGTGGGCAGACCAGAATCACACTGAGGAATGAACATATGCAATATGTGATAACATG GTACGGCTTGTGTGCAGCTACAACCTACATGTGGTATGCCAAATTCATCAAGAAAATCAAGCTGTGA
- the rpl7a gene encoding 60S ribosomal protein L7a, giving the protein MPKGKKAKGKKVAPAPSVAKKHEAKKVVNPLFEKRPKNFGIGQDIQPKRDLTRFVKWPRYIRLQRQRSILYKRLKVPPAINQFTQALDRQTATQLFKLAHKYRPESKQEKKQRLLARAEQKAAGKGDVPTKRPPVLRAGVNTVTSLVESKKAQLVIIAHDVDPIELVVFLPALCRKMGVPYCIVKGKARLGRLVRRKTCTSVAFTQINPEDKGALAKLVEAIKTNYNDRYEEIRRHWGGGIMGPKSTARITKLEKAKAKELATKLG; this is encoded by the exons ATG CCTAAGGGAAAGAAGGCTAAGGGGAAGAAGGTGGCACCTGCCCCTTCTGTGGCCAAAAAACATGAGGCCAAGAAAGTTGTTAACCCCCTCTTCGAGAAGAGGCCAAAGAACTTTGGCATCG GCCAGGATATTCAGCCAAAGCGTGATTTGACACGCTTTGTGAAATGGCCTCGCTATATCCGCCTGCAGAGGCAACGCTCCATCCTTTACAAGCGTCTGAAGGTTCCCCCTGCAATCAACCAGTTCACCCAGGCTCTGGACCGTCAGACTG CCACCCAGCTGTTTAAGCTGGCCCACAAGTACAGGCCAGAGTCCAAGCAAGAGAAGAAGCAGAGGCTGCTGGCTCGTGCTGAGCAGAAGGCAGCTGGAAAGGGAGATGTCCCGACCAAGAGACCTCCCGTCCTCCGTGCAG GTGTGAACactgtcacctctctggtggagAGCAAGAAGGCCCAGCTGGTCATCATTGCCCATGATGTGGATCCAATTGAG CTTGTTGTATTCTTGCCTGCTCTGTGCCGCAAGATGGGCGTCCCATACTGTATTGTCAAGGGGAAGGCTAGACTGGGCAGACTGGTGCGCAGAAAGACGTGCACATCAGTTGCCTTCACACAGATTAATCC TGAGGATAAAGGTGCACTTGCAAAACTTGTGGAAGCCATCAAGACCAACTACAATGACAGATATGAGGAG ATCCGTCGTCATTGGGGCGGTGGCATCATGGGACCCAAGTCCACAGCACGCATCACTAAGCTGGAGAAGGCTAAGGCCAAGGAACTGGCTACCAAGCTTGGTTAA